The Nitrospirota bacterium genome has a window encoding:
- a CDS encoding phosphomannomutase, with amino-acid sequence MPYKNASECWKEIMSDVRKNAGLLSEIQKFAKENTEPTNVVFGTSGWRGEIGFDYTYNNFKIVTTAIIEMFKEEAPEVMKALGVKDFNEVKTRGVIVGHDNRFLGPDFAKIAIGLLNKEGIKTYYSGETTTPEFSTAIEELGAACSINLTPSHNPAQWAGFKFNPSDGGPAGSEITKVIEKFANSMMAQKRIIPDPDTTATFETIDPIALYEKFINKRGTLNTQELKKFIEENDCLICIDHVHGSTRTRPQRLLGESPKIKYFRTGDDYLFGGIAPEPSSENMKKVTEALRSSSAKFKLGVIMDPDGDRIRFTDGTTELPMNYFGALAFHFFYKYKGFKGIVTKSVATSNFVNAIAEKLCACLRETMVGFKNFRPYLLPTASECAIIAFEESDGITGFNHTLEKDSIFGFLVALEMMAKTGKNIGDYFKDVQEECGYFYPDRAGIVVDRSLVGKPLAEKLSKIRETMQLGTKVTFGDSIKTIKDVITVDGTKIVFDDDSWLLIRPSGTEPKVRFYIETRSEAEKDIMFKKAEEITKNAIAS; translated from the coding sequence ATGCCTTATAAGAATGCTTCAGAGTGCTGGAAAGAAATAATGTCAGATGTAAGGAAAAATGCAGGGCTTCTTTCTGAAATTCAAAAGTTTGCTAAAGAAAATACGGAACCAACAAATGTTGTTTTTGGCACGTCAGGGTGGCGCGGAGAGATTGGCTTTGACTATACGTACAACAACTTTAAGATAGTTACCACGGCAATCATAGAGATGTTTAAAGAAGAGGCTCCCGAGGTGATGAAAGCGCTTGGAGTAAAAGACTTCAACGAGGTTAAAACCAGAGGTGTTATAGTGGGGCATGACAATCGCTTTCTGGGCCCTGACTTTGCTAAAATTGCCATTGGACTTCTAAACAAAGAAGGTATAAAAACATATTATTCCGGAGAGACTACAACTCCTGAGTTTTCCACTGCAATTGAGGAACTTGGCGCCGCATGTTCCATAAATCTGACCCCGTCCCATAATCCGGCACAGTGGGCAGGGTTTAAGTTTAACCCCTCTGACGGAGGCCCGGCCGGTAGCGAAATTACCAAAGTTATCGAAAAGTTTGCTAATTCTATGATGGCTCAGAAACGGATAATCCCAGACCCTGACACCACGGCCACCTTTGAGACAATTGACCCCATTGCACTGTATGAAAAATTTATAAATAAAAGAGGAACTCTCAACACTCAGGAATTGAAAAAATTTATTGAGGAAAATGACTGTCTTATTTGCATAGACCACGTTCACGGCTCAACACGGACACGCCCGCAGAGACTTTTAGGTGAGTCGCCTAAAATCAAGTATTTCAGAACCGGGGACGATTACCTGTTTGGAGGCATTGCCCCGGAGCCGTCCTCCGAAAACATGAAGAAGGTGACTGAGGCGCTGAGAAGTTCCAGTGCGAAGTTTAAACTTGGCGTTATCATGGACCCCGATGGCGACAGGATACGCTTTACAGATGGCACCACGGAGCTTCCCATGAACTATTTTGGAGCACTTGCTTTTCACTTCTTCTACAAATACAAGGGGTTTAAAGGGATTGTGACAAAGTCCGTAGCAACCAGCAATTTTGTAAACGCTATAGCTGAAAAACTTTGTGCTTGTCTCAGAGAAACCATGGTGGGGTTTAAAAATTTCAGACCCTATCTGCTGCCCACGGCCTCAGAATGTGCAATCATAGCGTTTGAGGAAAGCGACGGAATCACCGGCTTCAACCACACACTTGAAAAAGACTCCATCTTCGGATTTCTTGTAGCGTTGGAGATGATGGCAAAGACCGGCAAAAACATTGGTGATTATTTTAAAGATGTACAAGAAGAGTGTGGATACTTTTATCCGGACAGAGCCGGCATAGTAGTGGATCGCTCACTGGTTGGTAAACCACTGGCTGAGAAGCTCTCTAAAATTCGGGAAACCATGCAACTCGGCACTAAGGTTACATTTGGAGACTCTATCAAGACCATTAAAGATGTAATCACAGTTGATGGCACAAAAATTGTCTTTGATGACGACTCATGGCTTTTGATAAGACCCTCCGGCACGGAGCCAAAGGTCAGATTTTATATCGAGACCCGCTCTGAGGCTGAAAAAGACATCATGTTTAAAAAAGCCGAGGAAATCACCAAAAACGCTATAGCCTCTTAG
- a CDS encoding type II toxin-antitoxin system HicA family toxin has protein sequence MLPKRLRVHSGKDVCGILSKHGFVKIRQKGSHVVMQKSIYQSTITVVVPDHNELQVGTLQSVIRQSGIPRSEFE, from the coding sequence ATGTTGCCAAAGAGACTACGTGTTCATTCGGGTAAAGATGTTTGCGGGATTCTCTCAAAACATGGTTTCGTAAAGATAAGACAGAAAGGAAGCCATGTGGTAATGCAAAAGAGCATATACCAGAGCACAATCACAGTTGTTGTCCCTGACCATAACGAGTTACAAGTTGGTACTCTGCAGTCTGTTATTCGTCAGTCAGGAATACCCCGTAGTGAATTTGAATAA
- a CDS encoding type II toxin-antitoxin system HicB family antitoxin codes for MNYMLTAFIEKEGTGYVSLCPELDVVSQGESIESARDNLKEALELFFETASSQEIQDRLHREVYITHIEVDVAKETTCSFG; via the coding sequence ATGAATTACATGTTAACGGCATTTATAGAGAAAGAGGGTACGGGGTATGTGTCTTTGTGTCCGGAACTTGACGTTGTTAGTCAGGGGGAGAGCATTGAATCCGCCCGTGATAACCTGAAAGAAGCTCTGGAGTTGTTTTTTGAAACTGCCTCATCTCAGGAAATTCAAGACCGGCTGCACAGAGAAGTTTACATTACACACATTGAGGTTGATGTTGCCAAAGAGACTACGTGTTCATTCGGGTAA
- a CDS encoding CHAT domain-containing protein, protein MLRLIDDDNEIMNLPWPLAEESDTDTRLGDIETLHLLKTPITISDKNCANFTPHVAAPLKILIMISSPLDLNYKSRLVHEDEEFQILKAFEPLLKTGHVQIDYTDDGSLDALKAKIETNQYHILHFSGHGVFKDKKGYLYLENHYTLKGELVDEDKFAKAVNFNSEYKIPLVVLSSCQTAQGGSEKILSGITSKLLNVNTPAVVSMGMSVSDEHAILFTAELYKELAKRMPVTKAFTNALKTLKIYEQQQALMTGYATQQWMIPNLYVSRKIENLVDWKSAREPLKLTTYQYVTEGKQISLAHKAGFMFVGRRAEKAKVFEPFFDKKPIMLKGQGGVGKSTMAEYMVQRAITKNPAKTIPVIITDKVRSIDDVLKLIELNMMKTSSEKFMNAILCAKSTEKALDKIDVLLNAYVEKFDPVLVFDNLETFQDVSTGNFHSEYNDIYEVIKHLCNEKIVQLVLTGRYVIPGLANIIEVNLNNIGFNDYWKKCQYLELFEIHHELNKKFYLETIFDKQEAEFVDLVKFLYESLGGNFRALEFFNEIYKKQKDKIIESLNTIAGMKAILSAAVSDVRSEMALNLVFNELLKLVSVEQKRILYLLSNFRIPVQFKALKEQPESAAITDLEYLGNLTLIEISTVKTSDTDEDKYYFITPIIKDLLKEHDGQNGVTVTFSNKIAGDYYDDLLEKSDGLTDGEEAFYHYHKAGVKDKINEIGNRLVGYYYNSSLYATAFHYCKAVYELLGLDSDLDVLNNMGLILDLYGDYNGALEIYLEVEKIAKVLGRKQTEGATLNNISQIYKDRGDNDSALKYLLESLEISKKIGNKKGEATTLFNLAMLYDATGKPVEAIQCLKEVTEINKTLKSYQVSQALKSAGIEG, encoded by the coding sequence GTGCTGCGGCTAATTGACGACGATAACGAAATCATGAATCTCCCGTGGCCGCTTGCCGAGGAATCTGATACAGATACACGGCTTGGTGACATCGAAACCCTGCATTTATTAAAAACGCCGATTACAATAAGTGACAAAAACTGTGCCAATTTTACTCCGCATGTGGCAGCACCGCTAAAAATCTTGATTATGATTTCATCGCCGCTTGATCTAAATTACAAATCACGGCTTGTTCATGAAGACGAAGAGTTCCAGATATTGAAAGCGTTTGAGCCGCTTCTTAAGACCGGTCATGTGCAAATTGACTATACCGATGACGGTTCACTTGATGCTCTTAAAGCAAAAATAGAAACTAACCAATACCACATTTTGCACTTTTCCGGACATGGCGTGTTTAAGGATAAAAAAGGTTACTTGTATTTAGAAAACCACTATACGTTAAAAGGTGAATTAGTAGATGAAGATAAGTTCGCTAAAGCGGTCAATTTTAATTCTGAATACAAAATTCCGCTTGTCGTGCTATCATCGTGTCAGACTGCTCAGGGCGGCTCTGAGAAAATCCTAAGCGGCATAACCTCCAAACTCCTAAATGTCAATACTCCTGCGGTTGTTTCAATGGGAATGTCTGTGTCAGACGAACATGCAATACTTTTTACGGCAGAGCTTTATAAAGAACTCGCAAAAAGAATGCCTGTTACTAAGGCATTTACAAACGCATTAAAAACACTGAAAATTTATGAACAGCAACAAGCCCTCATGACCGGCTATGCAACACAACAATGGATGATCCCAAATCTCTACGTCTCACGTAAAATTGAAAACCTCGTGGACTGGAAAAGCGCACGTGAACCTTTGAAATTAACAACGTATCAGTATGTGACAGAAGGTAAACAAATATCGTTAGCTCACAAAGCGGGTTTTATGTTTGTTGGGCGGAGGGCTGAGAAGGCAAAAGTATTTGAGCCGTTTTTTGATAAGAAACCTATCATGCTGAAGGGTCAGGGAGGAGTCGGTAAAAGCACGATGGCCGAGTATATGGTTCAACGCGCTATTACAAAGAATCCAGCTAAAACGATACCAGTAATTATTACTGATAAGGTGCGCTCTATTGACGATGTTTTGAAATTAATTGAACTTAATATGATGAAAACCAGCTCAGAAAAATTCATGAACGCTATTCTTTGTGCAAAATCTACAGAAAAGGCTTTGGATAAGATTGATGTTTTATTAAATGCTTATGTAGAAAAATTTGACCCCGTGTTAGTGTTTGACAATCTTGAGACTTTTCAGGATGTTTCAACCGGTAATTTTCATAGCGAATATAATGACATTTACGAGGTGATAAAACATCTCTGTAACGAGAAGATCGTACAGCTGGTTTTAACCGGCAGGTATGTGATTCCTGGGCTTGCAAATATAATCGAGGTCAATTTAAACAACATCGGGTTTAACGATTACTGGAAAAAGTGCCAATATCTGGAGTTGTTTGAAATTCATCATGAGCTAAACAAGAAATTCTATTTAGAGACGATTTTTGACAAGCAGGAAGCCGAGTTTGTGGATCTGGTCAAATTTCTGTATGAGAGCCTTGGTGGGAATTTCCGCGCTCTTGAATTCTTTAACGAAATTTATAAAAAGCAAAAAGATAAAATTATAGAATCACTGAACACGATAGCCGGTATGAAAGCAATTTTATCTGCCGCTGTTTCTGATGTAAGGTCTGAGATGGCGCTAAACCTTGTTTTCAATGAATTACTAAAGCTGGTTAGTGTTGAGCAAAAAAGGATTTTGTATCTGCTTTCTAATTTCAGGATTCCGGTTCAATTTAAGGCGCTTAAAGAGCAGCCTGAGAGTGCTGCGATAACTGATTTGGAATATTTAGGCAACCTGACTCTCATTGAGATTTCAACGGTTAAGACAAGCGATACAGATGAAGATAAATACTATTTCATAACGCCGATAATCAAAGATTTGCTGAAGGAGCATGACGGGCAAAATGGTGTCACTGTTACGTTTTCTAATAAAATTGCCGGTGATTATTACGATGATTTACTTGAAAAATCTGATGGTTTAACAGATGGCGAGGAGGCATTCTATCATTATCACAAAGCCGGAGTAAAAGATAAGATTAATGAAATCGGTAATAGGCTTGTCGGATATTATTATAACAGCTCATTATATGCAACAGCGTTTCATTATTGCAAAGCCGTTTACGAATTGCTCGGGTTGGACTCAGATTTAGATGTTTTAAATAATATGGGTTTAATATTAGATTTATATGGTGATTATAACGGGGCATTGGAGATTTATTTAGAGGTTGAAAAAATAGCGAAAGTTCTGGGCAGAAAACAGACGGAAGGAGCTACTTTAAATAATATCAGCCAGATATATAAGGACCGTGGCGATAATGACAGTGCGCTTAAGTATCTACTTGAGAGTTTAGAAATCAGTAAGAAGATTGGCAATAAAAAGGGGGAGGCGACTACTCTTTTTAACCTTGCGATGTTATACGATGCAACCGGCAAACCTGTGGAGGCGATACAGTGCCTTAAAGAGGTGACAGAAATCAATAAGACGTTAAAGAGTTATCAAGTGTCACAGGCGTTGAAGAGCGCAGGGATAGAGGGGTAG